In Vidua chalybeata isolate OUT-0048 chromosome 4, bVidCha1 merged haplotype, whole genome shotgun sequence, the genomic window GCTGAGTATTTGGGAGCATGCAAGAGAAAGCATGATGCTCTTCAGTTTTTAAAGGCAGTAGACAGCTTTTTTGGGAAACAAATGAGCTTTACTTTTCttaggaaagcagcagaaagttGTCACAAACCTTGCTATAAACAGTGGGAGAGGTATATGTACACAGCCAAGTTATcatgatttaaataaaaaacccttgTGTAAtgatttataaacatttttaagagGAATTCAGGACAtgtagaattttattttgaaataaacaggAGTTAATATCttcagaaaaatttatttcctaattGTGAATAACTTCTGCATTGACCCCAAATTATAAACAGAAAGTGTGCATGCAAGGAAGCTGACTTTATGGCATGAAAGAGGTGGAATAAAATGCAAGTTAGGCAGGGCTAAGAGGAGAAACTTGGAACCAGCTGAGCATATTTactgctgttttgtttgttaCAGCTACCTCATTCTGTTACTAATAGTCTTCAAGCTATCTGGCCTGATGTTTCCAGTGCCACAGATGTTGGGAGGAAACATGCCAGCTGATGAAGGCCTGGACTTGTGCAGAAGCTCCCCACAAAAGTGAACTGCAGAAAGTATCATGCTGTGTTTCAAAGGGGGTGTGATCTGGATTAACTTTCTGAAGGTCGACATCAAGTGTTTGTAGCTCCATAAGATAAGGCATAAAGTGAAACTGGATCTCAGCTGTTGCAGCTGGTCTTTGTATTCCTAGGGCCTGCAtaacaaaaccaacaaggaCTGGCAGTTGAAGGAGCTGGAAGAATGGTTCAAATGAAATTTAGAATTACAAAATTCCCCAGTAAGCAGAACCAttacgttttttttttttcactaaatgCAACAATGCCAGTTGTACTTAATGGGGTATAAAGGTATGTGTCTCTATAGCATAACTCCTGTTTTACTGGTCTTTTGCTAGAATGATATTTGAATTTTGTGATGGATACAGAGGTTTCTGGCATTGGCTGAAATGAATTATTCTTTTAGCTTTCTCGTTTACCTATTGTTTTTGATACAGAAGATAAGGTGTCTTTTGAgctgattatttaaaaaaagacactgaGAAAATTGATAAATgcctctttgtttttcttaatcCATGATTGCAGAGTTGGTATTTACCATTATATTGCACCATTAGGTAGAACATGGAATAATGCTACGGTGGAAAGAAAACTTTGCAGGCGTTTTTAGGTCTGATATTACAGTCTTTTGGGTCAGTAATGATTGAGAAGCCTTTTCATGTTGTGAAGGCTTGTTTAGCAGCTTGTACCAGGCACAGGTGAAGATGTCAGAGGAGGTCTTTCAACTTTTTGTGGGCAAAATAACCAGAGCTTGCCTGAAGTGATACAACAAAGCAGACAGGAATTTGCTCCTTCTGTCAAGTAATTCTTCCCAAGCTGCTGTTATGGAAGATGTTTGTATTTCCACACCTTCCTTTAGAAGATAAGGTTAGTATCTTGCACATCAGCCCTCTTTTGGGATTAAAGTAGGAGAGTTAAGGACACAGTGAGCCAGGGCTCACTGGTGCAGCGTGtgagcagctgcctgctttgagtgacagaaaataaacagggCTTGTGTTAACAAACCAAACACATGCAGGTGCTCCAGAATTCATGGTGCCATGGGTGATGGATTTCAAGGGGATGGAGAGGACTCTTAGGATTAAAAGGAgactaaatatatatttttttgagatactaagggaaaaaaaaaaaaaacaacttgagAAATGACACCTTTGTACTGCTTTATATGATGTACTCTCCCAGGAACATATTTCTCATTTTAGGAAGCTGTACTAATATATGAGTTTGGCATCTGTAGTTCTAGATTGATTTTGAGGCTGTAAAATTCACAAACACAACTTAATCCAGGCCCAGCTCTTAATCAGTTTCTGTTGTTTGAAGTTTATTGCATAAGATTCAGTCAATTGAATGCCCAGGAAAATCAACAGTTCCGCATACAGCTATTTGCTCATTAAATGTACTACTCAGTAGCCAGGGGTTTGTCTGCTTTTTGGGCTGATATTTTAGCCCTGATGTACTGTAAGGAATAAAAAGTCAGGTTCCAGGAGTTCTAGCAGAGGACTTGTAGCAAGGCCTGCTTCATTCTGGGCCGCAGTGCAGGTGTTACCATGGTAACTTCTTAAATATCAAAGTACCATGTGGATGTGATGCCCattgatttttgccttttttgttttatatattcTCTGCGTTCTTTACACATATATTTGCAACTCTGTGgtctatgtatttttttaatttatttttttccccaggactCCCCAGATCtatcccccaaaatccctccaggaCCATCCAAAATCCTTCCAGGACCCCCTGACACCCCCCCCAAGACGCTCCAACCACAAATTCCAATATTTATAAAAAGTTTAGGAAAGTGACACTGGGGCAGAATCCTTGGGAATTTAGGGGTCGCAGGGTGAGAATTGGGGATCCCAGTGGGGTCGGGGGAATGGAGACCCCACTGTTGTTCCCCTTGACCTTGAGAAACTCAGCCATGCTGGAGAAATATTTCTCGCTGGCCTCAGCCACTTTCTTCCTTGGCTTGCCTGTAGGTTCATGATCTCCAGCTCCTGCAAGGAGGTGAAGGCTATGCTCGAGGCCATGCCTGAGCTGCGGGCCTGGATTGTGGATTTGCCCCTGTGGATGACACTCTGCCTCTGCAGGGTTTTCCTGATCCAGGCCTTGGTGGCCTTGACCTGGATCTGGTGCGTGCGGCCACCGCTGGCCTTGCCCAGGTGGCCCAGGCTGAACCCGAGGCCCTCCTCCATCTCCCCAGAGCTCATCCTGTTGGCCTGTTTGCGGATCTCCGTCAGCCCCAAGCGTTCCTTCATCTTCCAGTACCGCCAgcccttcctcttctccctcagCCCGTCCAGTGGCGCTGGCAGCGGCTTCACAGGGCCCAGGCTCCGCCACTTGCTGAACTTGCACTCGATCTCCTCCTTCAGCTCGTAGCCCGCCTTCCCGTCTCGGCTCTCGTGGAATCTGTCCCCTCTGGCTGCCACATCGCTTTCCTCCTCAAATCGGGGCCGGACGATGTCGCTGCGGTGGGTGAAGCCGGTGTGGGGCAGGACGGAGttggaggaggagaagccaGAGAATGCTGGGCCCCCCCAGCAGGAGGATGTTGCAGGCTGGCAGCTTGGACAGCGGGGTCAGGCCCTCTGCCACCCCCGTGATCTCGACAGCTGTGGAGGCCTCGAGGGtgagggagaggctgggggcGATGAAGGACACGTGGACTCCACGTACTCATAGATGCGCAGCTTGGCCCCGCTCAGTGCCAGCACCGTGTCACACGCGTCCTCaatcctgcccagctcctcctccgggagctgctgcctctgggtgGTGGAGGCCACCACGCTGACCACTGTGATGGTGGCGTTAGTCAAGATCTGCTGcatgttctttttcttgcatttaCCCAGGGAATTCCCCAATTCCTTGACAGATCAGCTGTAATCCAGGGTGTTGGGCATCAGTGACTCCATCTCCGGGAGCCATTTGGAATATTTGTCTGGGCTATGTGTGGATGAAATGATTTCACATTCTGGCCAGAGAAAGTAATGCCTTGTTTCTCTAACACTAAAAATATTGTTGGAGGGCTTTTGATTTTCCCGCAGTTTCAGTGACACTAGGAAGGTACTGCCTACCACGTTTCCTCCTTGAACCTGTTATTTTACCCCAAAGTTCAGAAGTTCAGGCTTGTGTAGACCCTTGACTGTTTCAGGAGCCAAGCTGTCCGGCCCCTGCAATAAACCTGCTGCCCGAAGTTAGTAGAGACCCATTAGTTAGTTAAAACCCATTTTGAAGACATAAACACCCACACTTTCACCCATCaaattgtttgtaaagacattaGCTTTCCTCTCACTTCTGACTGCATCACCCCTTGTGCTCCCAATTGATGTTTTTTTTGACAATTATGCTAATTTACTAAACTTGTAAAACTGTGTGCACCATTGTGAGGGGGGGACTTTTGTGGAAATTTGCCCATAACTGCCTCTGGAGGCTTCCAATGAAGACCAGCTTCTATATTACCTCCTATACTAATATTACCTTGAAAATGTGTGTTGTTTCATTTCTAGGTTGAAAAAGGCATCAGGTGCAGAAACTTTCCCAGGAGAGATCTGGGAGACACTTGGTTCTGTCCATTTGAGATACAGGCTCTGAGATGTAGGACAGCTGGGCATCTTACTGAAAGCCAGTGGAATTAGGAGCTAAATGAGCTTCTGGAAAGTTAATTCATTAATAACACATTTTCTGAGTAGTTAATGTGAGTGGATTAAATAATATGCGTGAGGGTGGCATGATTGGCCCTTAACTAAAACAGCAGTGGGGAAAGGCAGTATTTATAGCCATGATCTGAGGGTTTCATTGTCCAATCGCCTCTGTATTCCAAATTATTCCTTGAAGACCTTCTGAAGGCAGCTGTTGAGGGAAGGATGAATGTTTCCAAACCTGTGCTATGCAAGAGATTCATAGGCTGCCTCAGCTGACTTCCAGTTAGTTCTCACCGTGCTCTCAAGCAGACTTGGCACAGGATATGGGTAGCTGATGGAAAAGGCAGCACATCTGTCTTCTGCTGACTTTAACCCATGaagctgtttgtttttggtggAATATGAGACCCCTGGCACATCAAATCTGTGTTTGCTTTCCCAGAACACAGGAAAGCTGGCTCCCTGGCAATTGTTATGGTTTCATTAACATCTGAGATTTTTATGGGGCAGAacattttgtgccatttttgcTGCCACTTGATATCTTGGTGAAGGGACGAAAAAAACCCTGATCTGTTTGTGTGTCCTCATGTCCTGTCCTAAACCCAGGGAGTGCAAGGATTATTTCCTTCAATATGGGAACTGGCTACTAGGAAACACCTATCAAAAGGAGCACTGGTGTAAATGTTCCCATGCACCCTCTAAAATGCTCTACCTGTGCAGTTCTCTGGGGGTTCTCTCTAAAACAGGCAGAACTGGTGTTGGAATAACACCCAGGCCTCTCCCTGGTCCTTCAAGAGGATTTACTGTAGTCTTCCTCCTAAACAGAGGTCAGACCAAATGAAATCCACAAAAGGATTATTAATGACAcctgccaggacacagcagaagaaaagaacagaggAGTCAAAAGGCCATAAAATCCCCTCACATGAATTTGTCAGACCCACGAATGAAACAGCTCAGCCTCCTGACACTTCTCTGCCCAAATGTGACGTTTGCAGTTGTTCCAGTTTCCTGGAAGAGCTGCACGACACAGTGACCATAGAGATGGCTTCTGTCTGGGTACCCAGAGGGCCCATAAAAATCTGCAGACCTAGTGTGAGATGGTTTATAGGATTTTTGGCTGGTGAGCTCATGAGGTGAAGAGCTGGAGGACTGGAGGTGGCTGTCACCCACTGTTTGCTGGTCATTCTCCCACCCTTCATCTTCTGCCTGAAGACTTCCACATCAGATGTCATGGGAGCACTCTAAAAgctcagagcttttttttttggggctGTGCTAATGCAAAGTTGCTTGACCACTGTATGTTGTGTATTGAAAACTGCTGTATACCAGGTCAGGGACTTGTTTTTTGGCTTGATTTCCAGATCTGTTTGCTTGCAAGTGATACAAATTCTGAAACAAAGAATATGGATTCAGGTACAGACACCCTTCAGGTACAGACACCTTTTTACTGTAGGTAAGAGCAGGTTATAGAAGGGAAGGAGATTTAAGGCCTAGGGTATTTCAGGTTACACAACCAGCTCTAGGTCAAATGTCTTATGCATGTTTTGGCAAAAAATTCAAGCATTGCTGCTCCTTTTATTAATTAGTATCTGAGTTCTCTATACCAGTTATGTGTACGTTATTTCAAGTGTAAGTTTACAGACAGGGTTTGTTTGCATTCATTCTCATGCTTGCTCTGTGTCATAATTTTCATACAGTTATAGGAATGAACTTGTTTGAACATTCCTAGTTGagtgtaaaaaaatattttcccatgaGTATCATCTTTTTGGCAAACACTTATGTGAAAAGGAACTGATGTGGAGACTGTTCTCTGTGCTTGGGAAGATTTTACTTTGAAATCCCTtcataatgcagaaaaaaaaaaatcagtatcgGTCATGACACAGAGGCTCTGTGGAAATAGAAACTTCACCCAATTATCTGGGGTACTGATAAATAGCACTATATTTTCCAAGATTCTTGGGAGTGAAGCTGAAGTTAAGGGCCATCTTTTTCAACAACATCTGAGGAAACCTTGTGACCTATTTGAACAGCCAGGATCTGCTTCTTGGTTTTGTATGGGCCAATCACATCTTGTTTTGTGATGATtaagaaaacagggaaaatttgATGCTGATTTTCCATCTTGGGATGGAAAGAGTTCTGCCAGGTTCAATTGTTACATGCTAGTTTTACTAATGTAAGCACTGTCTTAATGACACTGTCATTGTGTGATACTGTGACTGCAGCTGAACTCTGGTgtgcttttggttttggtttgtcaGGTAACATCATACTGAGGGAAAGCTGCATTTTGTCTGGGATCCTGACTGCAGTTTCCCCTGCTTTGTTTTTGATCTGAGGTCTGTAGGAGGTCAGTGGGGGATGATGGCTGGGAACAAATGAAAGTGTGCCAGCACAGAAAGCTGCAGTGCTGTAATCGAGCATCTGTTGCTGTGATGTGTGAATGCCTGGCATtctgggagctgggacacaGATTGTTGCTAGCTCCTTCCCAAGGTTATTTCGGAagtgcacagagcagctggtgaGCTCTGGGGTGGGTTTAACTCTCTCATGGCTTCCAAGTGCATGCTGCATTAAAAGTTAAGTACACATCAAGAAGCAGTTTTTCTCAACataagatttttctcttctgtaacTTGTTTGACCTCGACACTAAATCCCTTGGTCACCATCTGAATGAATTACACAGTGTGAGACatccaaaagcagaaaatagaaaactgaATAAGTTTTGATGGGGTTGGGTGATTGTTTTTGAAAGGAGATTGTTGAGCAGAACTGAGGAAAATAATGAGATGTTTATTGGGAGCTAACATTATAGCCCTGAAAACAACCTGTAGGATGCAAGGAGAAAAACTTTCATCAGCCGTCACTGTGCTACCTAACTAGATCTCTGAGGAGACAGCTTGCCATTCTTCCTACAAAATGCTTATCCCAAAACTGCACACTGTCTGCTAATAAGATGTAGactataacatttttttctctaacatTTGATCTGAACTTTTTAGCTGTTCGGTAAACTGACTTGgtataatgaaatattaataggCAGGAGAAAGTATCATTCATATGGGAAACGAAGTGCCATTGTTACTTAATATGCTTTTAGACCTATCTTGTTCCTTTACAATTCAAATGTGGTTGTAGGATTAGTTGTTGAAAAGCTACAATGTGAAGTCGTGGAGACCGATGAGTAAGTCaagtgaaatacaaaaattattagTGACGGCATTTTTCATGGCCTCTTAAGGCTTTATACTTAGCACCTTTGAAACTTGAAATTTCCTGTTTTAGTGGCATGTTTTTATTCAGAGAATACA contains:
- the PRPF31 gene encoding LOW QUALITY PROTEIN: U4/U6 small nuclear ribonucleoprotein Prp31 (The sequence of the model RefSeq protein was modified relative to this genomic sequence to represent the inferred CDS: inserted 3 bases in 2 codons; deleted 2 bases in 1 codon; substituted 1 base at 1 genomic stop codon); the encoded protein is MQSEVQGGNVVGSTFLVSLKLRENQKPSNNIFSVRETRHYFLWPECEIISSTHSPDKYSKWLPEMESLMPNTLDYSXSVKELGNSLGKCKKKNMQQILTNATITVVSVVASTTQRQQLPEEELGRIEDACDTVLALSGAKLRIYEYVESXVSFIAPSLSLTLEASTAVEITGVAEGLTPLSKLPACNILLLGGXPAFSGFSSSNSVLPHTGFTHRSDIVRPRFEEESDVAARGDRFHESRDGKAGYELKEEIECKFSKWRSLGPVKPLPAPLDGLREKRKGWRYWKMKERLGLTEIRKQANRMSSGEMEEGLGFSLGHLGKASGGRTHQIQVKATKAWIRKTLQRQSVIHRGKSTIQARSSGMASSIAFTSLQELEIMNLQASQKKVAEASEKYFSSMAEFLKVKGNNSGVSIPPTPLGSPILTLRPLNSQGFCPSVTFLNFL